The window tttggcttgtatattccaatgatgggctttctcaaattgccctaggtcttcgtgagcaaacgagttggatgcacacccacttagtttattttgttgagctttcatatatttatagctctagtgcatccgttgcatggcaatccctactcactcacattgatatgtattaatgggcatctccatagcccgttgatacgcctagttgatgtgagactatcttcttcatttttgtcttctccacaaccaccattctactccacatatagtgctatgtccatggctcacgctcatgtattgcgtgaaagttgaaagagtttgagattattaaagtatgaaacaattgcttggcttgtcatcggggttgtacatgattaaatactttatgtgatgaagatagagcctagccagactatataattttatagggataactttctttggccatgttattttgaaaaaacatgattacttttattagtatgcttaaagtatcactatttttatgtcaatatgaacttttattttgtatcatttggatctgaacattcatgccccaataaaaaaaattacattgagaattatgctaggtagcattccacatcaaaaattctatttttatcatttacctactcaaggacgagcaggaattaagcttggggatgcttgatacatctccaacgtatctataatttttgattgtttcatgctattatattaccccttttggatgtttatgggctttattttacataattatatcatttttgggactaacctactaaccggaggcccagcccgtattgctgtttttttttgcctatttcagtatttcgaagaaaaggaatatcaaacggagtccaaacggaatgaaaccttcgggagcgtgatttttggaacgaactggatccagaggacttggagtgcacgtcaagaagcgatcgaggcggccaggagggtggagggcgcccccctatagggcgcgccccctatctcctgggccccacgagcggccaccgacctacttcttcctcctatatatacctacgtaccccgaaaacatccagggagccaccgaaacacaatttccactgctgtaaccttctgtatccgcgagatcccatcttggagccttcgccggcgctccgccggagggggaatcgaccatggagggcttctacatcaacaccatagcccctccgatgagttgtgagtagtttaccacagaccttcgggtccatagttattagctagatggcttcttctctctttttggatctcaatacaatgttctccccctctcttgtgaagatctattcgatgtaaactctttttgcggtgtgtttgtcgagatccgatgaattgtgggtttatgatcaagtttatctatgagaaatatttgaatctcttctgaattcttttatgtatgattgcttatctttgtaagtcttttcgaattatcagtttggtttggcctactagattgatctttcttgccatgggagaagtgcttagctttgggttcaatcttgcggtgtccttacccagtgacagaaagggttgcaaggcacatattgtattgttgccatcgaggataaaaagatggggtttatatcatattgcatgagtttatccctctacatcatgtcctcttacttaatgtgttactctgttctttatgaagttaatactctagatgcaggcaggagtcggtcgatgtgtggagtaatagtagtagatgcaggcaggagtctgtctatttgttgcggacgtgatgcctatatacatgatcatgcctagataatctcataattattcgcttttctatcaattgcttgatagtaatttgttcacccatcgtaatacttatgctatcttgagagaagcctctagtgaaacctatggcccccgggtctatcttttattatatttgctttcaatctacttttatttgcatctttattttttgcatctatattataaaataccaaaaatatatttatcttatcatattatctctatcagatctcactttcgcaagtggtcgtgaagggaatggcaacccctttattgcgttggttgcgagttctttgtttgtttgtgtaggtgcgtgggactttttaggagcttcctactggattgataccttggttctcaaaaactgagggaaatacttacgctactgtgctgcatcaccctttcctcttcaaggaaaaccaacgcaagctcaagacgtagcacctccCGCTGCCGCGGACGAGGCCGACCTCTGGTACGGCCGTCGGAAGGCCCTTGAGCAACGCACCGCGCTTCGTCCGACCTCCTTGTCGCTACCTCcgttactagggaaaaccttatacacagaagtttaccagtagcgcggtctaaaaagaggcgctactgctaattagtagtagcgaggggtataaaactcgcgctactactaagttgatagtagtagcaaggggtataaacccgcgctgctactaagtggtcTCCACCATTCCCCCGGGACAGGCCATAGTAATAGCGAGAGATATAAAACCTacgctactactaagtaagtaGCTATAAAGCAGGTAAGACCCCCGCGCTATTACTAAGCGTGTCTGCGCCATCCAGCCCGGCCCGATCCACTCCAACCCCGGCACTCTCTCTCCCATCCCTAAAAAAACTCTCTCACAAACTCACCTGCTCCTCTCCCCacgatctcctcgccgccgccaccacccacccacgatctcccccaagCTCCCACCTTCCTCCGCTCTAATCCCCCATggaagccaccgccgccgcctccctcgcgcggACCCTCGCCTCCTCGCTGCTCCCCCGCTGCTCCCGCCGTAGCCGCGTGCGCGTGGCCGTGGCGCCGGAGCGGCGGAGGAGGGGTAGGGCGGTGCTCTCCGCGGCGGCCTCGACGGGCAACTACATGGTGCCACCTTCCTCCAAGACCAGCCGCCTCGTGCTGCGGCTGATGGCAGTGGCGCAGCGAGTCTCCCACCTCACCACCACCGCTGCTTGCCGTCCGTCCCTCCTTCCGTCTATGGCCACGGCGACCTCCGGCGTCAGCAGGCTCAGCGCAGCGGCGGGTAACAACGACGGCGACGTCGGCCTCCAAGACCCCATCCCGGCCTCTGTTGGAATATGTAGGTACCCACTCCTTCCCCTTCCCCTTCACTTGCTGCCCGCTCTCTTCAAATCTGTTTCTGCATCCTCTGTTAGAACTTGTTTGCTCTCTGTTTTTTGGAGATGTGCTAGTCTGTATGAATGTATAATTGGTACGTAGCTCAAAACGAAACTTGCAAATGGTTCAATACATTTACAGGCAACACCGAGATGGCATGGTTGAACGCAAAAAGCAAATGCCATGACTGACGAAACTGAAAAAATTGAACACTTCCTTCCTCGTCCTGGGTGAAAACCATGTGACTGCACAACCGTGCTTTGCTAGTACATGCAGGTTCAGTGAGTTTGGAACCGATGGAGGACAACAGCAAAGTCTCTGAATCCAAAGTTCAACCTCTTTGTCAAGCAGGTGTCCGCCAGCATTGGGATGGCAGAGCCACACATTGATGTATGGATATTTTCTGGTTGCTTACCCcgttctacatcattgttttttgtTTAAGGATCCATTCACCTAGTTCCTAGTTTTGATggattttgttctgtttgtttacAAATCAAGTCTTTCATTGCCTTTACCGTGTTTCTTAAAGCCTTTGGTGGTCTCCTTTTCATCATCAGCAGCTCGTTTGGAGCATTCGTACTGGTGTGTACTCTTCTTCTGAATGTACTGTATCAAGAATTATTTCATGTTAAGGGGGTATCAAGATGCATACTATTGTGGCTGCCATTAAATGTAGACTTGCAGCACCATGTCTTCTCAAACTAATAAAAAGGAAGTATTGTTGCCATGCCATTTAGGTAGTTTTAACAATTTTAGTGTGTCCATTTTACTGGTTGTAAAATGCCAAATCTGGCATTATTGCTGCTTCGATGTTTGATCTTCATACATTTTGCTTCTGCAATATCCTGTTGTAGCATCTGACAGTGGAATGCTTCAACAACAACCTTCCTGAAAGATTCCAAATGTGGTGGCAGGTTATTCTTATTTTTTAACCACTTGATAGGCTCATGTCTGTTGAGTTTGTGCAACTGATTTGCTACAGTCCAAATTTACGTGTTTATGCTTATATTTATTGTTTGCATTCTATATGTGACAATGCAACAGTTCTTTGAGGCATCAATCCATGATAACTGGGCATATCGGTTTATGCTTAGATATAAAGAAACCAAATATATATTCTGTCTTATTATACGGAACCAATTGTATTTAATCCATGTTAAAATGATTATGCATTTATCATGTTGGAACTTCTTTGTCAAGCAGGTCTCCGCCAACATTGGGAATTTGGGATGGCAGTGCCACACATTGATGTATGGATACTTTTTGGTCGCTTGCCCCGTTGTACATCATTGTTAGAGCACTATATTTTATTGTTAACCATGCTGTGGTCCAAACTCCTTTTTATTCTGCTCATATGATATTGCTCATCTTTTGTTTTCTGTTCGATGCTTCTTGTATTTAGAGTAGAAATATTCTTAATTTAGTGTTTCTTGAACATGGCCAGGGCAATGGATAAAATCTACTCTGGATAGTTGACAGAGAGAGTACATGCTAAGTTGACTTTTTTCCTGCGGATTTGCTTATCCTGAAGATGCTTGCAAGGATGCAGAGGGAGCGGATCATTTGGAGAGATAGGATGCCACTGTTTGGTGTTTTTATGCATTTTGGTGTGCTTGTAACTGTGTTTGCACTAGCTGGGAGTAAGTGACTTGGCAAGAAGTGTAGGTGTTTTAATTGAAGGCATGAAAAGCCATGACAATATGTATGCTCTTACAGGATGTGCTCTAACGCCGCTGGTTTATTATAAATCTTGGATTAGTAATGATGTGTAATGCTGCTGGTTTATTACAAATATGTGTTTGTTTTAGTTGGAATTGTATGCATAGAATGGAATTGgtggattttatttttttaattcctaattagttagtagtagcgtgggaaaacACCAGATGCGCTACTACTACtgcgttagtagtagcgtggattTGCATCCAGGCTACTACTAACTTTTTAATAGTAGCGTGGGAAAAAACTTGAGGCGCTACTACTATTtcattactagtagcgcgggttgcacccgcgctactattaaaatgttagtagtagcgtgtgtttcacccgcgctactactaactattagctgtagcgcgatactagtagcgcgggtacccgcgctgctagtagccattttacccgcgctgctagtagcctttttcctagtagtgctccaACACCAGGAGCTCCGATGAGCTTGTACCACAGCCATGGAGAGGGGAGGTTCGTCGGCTAGGGATGGGATGGGAGGGTCACCTGCTCAGGAGGAGAGAGGGTCCCCGTCTCGAGAGATATCACGggaggagaggagagaagagacagagagatcaagaagaggaagatgaagtttACATATGGGCCCCACATGTAAGTTAACAGTCAAACTAAACAGTCCAACAAACAACTATCTTACGTgtgggccccacctatcataaTCGTGATCAATTGATAAGCACTCGATGATTTGTTTTTTTAAACAGTCAACCCCTCACTTGGTAGTTATCAGAGAAAAAAAGTtccggtagttttttggaaccctaatCCGAATTGTAATAGTTTTATACTATTTACTCCAAGATCACCAAGTtagaaaaaaagttaaaaaaatcctCTCCAGCACTGACCCACTCAACCCGTTTTTTTCGTATGCTCGCTCCCGATCAAGAGttgtatttatttaaaaaaaattggcCAAGAAACCGAGGTCGAATACATCTAAAAAAGgataaaggaaagaagaagaagtagaaactTGACCGACTCTCACCATCACCATGGATCGATGCTAGTTAGCTGCTAACCACCTCCAAAGGTCCATGTCACCGGTGAGGGAAAACATCATTGCAACGTGGAGAAACCTTGAGGACAAAAAACATAGGTGTGGTTCTAGCCAACCGCACCTAGATACCCAAAGCTCACCAGAAGACGAGTGGACGAAGCCACCGGCCGACTTATCGATGTTACTCTGAGGAGCACTATCGTGGTAGGGATGAAGCCAAATCACTCTTATTCGACGTGGCGCCACGACCCCCACTCGGGCGATACCTTTCGTAaccctatgccaacccaacatttatatACAAACCAACCGAAACCGTGAtccggggggaggggggaggggactTTGGCTCTCTTTCGCCTaggagggagagagggtggggATGGAAGGGGAAAGAGCCGTGCATGGCCTAACCTGAGGCACTCATGAAATGGTTGTTCCGGTTCAATTAAATCTCtccacacttgttcttttttgaaaCTACTCCTAAATCGCTCAACACTTCAATAGCAGTAAGTATCTATCTTCCATCTAAGTCCAGACCGTACCTGACCTTTCCCTCTGGCGAAAGCCGGACTCAGTTAGCCAGAAGGCACCGCGCAGGCGGAGCCAGGCCCCTCAGGCCAGCTATCGAAGCCCTCGGACCGTGTGGCGGCAGCGGGCCAAGGCCCTTCCCGAACCCAACCGCGGTTAACCCCAAACCCAAGCCCGACCCAGGGTCATGACTCACGACGCCCCGCAGCTCGCACCAACCCCGCCCGCCCACCGGTGATTCGCACTGGCTCTCCCCATGTATGTATGAAGTTGTTGCATCCTCCGCCcacctcctcccgctcctccccaGACCCCTCTCTCGCCACCATCTCCCTCCGCCGCCCCAGCTTCGCCGCAACTCCTTCCCTCCAGCTTAGTCTCTTCGTCACCACCTCCATTAGCCCACTCCCATCTTCCTACCATGCAGCTCTTAAGGATCCGAACTGGGCCGCTGCTACGCTAGAGGAGTATAATGTGTTGTTGCAGAATGACACTTGGTTGTTGGTTACCCGTCCTGCAGGTGCAAAAGTGATGAGTGGCAAGTGGATCTTTGGCTACAAGTTTAACCCCGACGTCTCGTTGGCTCGTTACAAGGCACGGTGGATACTCCGCTGCTTCACTTAGTAGGCAGGTGTCGACTATGATGAGACGTCTAGTCCCGTGGTCAAGCCTGCCACGATTCTCGTCGGCCTCAGCCTCGCCACCGACAGTTCGTGGCCCATCCATCAGCTCGACGTCAAGAACGCATTTCTTCACGGGCACCTCGCCGAGACGGTCTACAGCACGCAGCCCGCTGGCTTCGTTGACTCCTCACGACCTGGGGACGTGTGTCGTCTCAACCGGTCGCTCTACGGCTTGAAGTAGGCGCCCCGTGCCTGGTTTGCTCGGTTTACGTTGTACCTGCTATCCCTTGGGTTTCATGCTTTCAAGGCTGATTCCTCGCTCTTCTCCATCCACCGTGGCCGTGACACCGCATACCTCCTTTTCCACATTGATGACATCATCCTAACtgctagcacccacacactccttcgctCCATCATCAGCTCGCTTCACCGTGAATTTGCCAtgacggacatgggtcctctgcacCACTTCTTGGGCATGAACGTCCACCACTGCACCAACGGTCTTCACTTATCACAGGAGCAGTACGCACTTGAGACCTTGGATCGTgcaggcatgcttaactgcaagcccgtgTCCACTCCCGTCAACACCACGTCCAAGCTCTCTGCCAGCGATGGTCCTGCTTTCCTTGATCCATCTCTCTACCGGAGTCTGGCTGGGGCACTCTAGTGTCTCACCCTCACGCTCCCTGGTTTGTCTTACGTTGTCCAATAGTGTTGCCTTTTGATGCATGACCCCGGGACAACCACTTCCAGATGGTGAAGCGGATCCTCCGCTACGTGCGTGGTACCGTGCATCTCAGGTTGCACTTTCACCGCTCCACATCCAGCAACCTCACGGCGTACTCCGACGCTGATTGGGCGGGCTGCCCGGACACCCGCAAATTGACCTCGGGCTTTGCGATCTTCCTCGGCACCAACCTCGTCAGTTGGTCGTTGAAACGCCAGAACACTGTGTCTCGGTCCAGCACCGAGGCCGAGTACAGGGGGATCACCAACGCCGTCGCCGAGTCTTGTTGGCTACGGCAACTCCTCACCGAGCTCGTCGCCCTCCGTCGCACGCCACCGTTGTCTACTGTGACAACATCAGCGCCATGTACATGTCCAACAACCCCGTGCAGCACCGGCGCACCAAGCACATCAAGATCAAGCTCCATTTCGTTCGCGAGCgcgtctctcttggcgaggtgcgtGTCCTTCATGTGCCAACAACGACGTCGGGACATCTTCACCAAGGGATTGCCTACCAGTGTGTTCGTCGACTTTCAATGGCGTGAGCACCGCGCTTTGACTGCGGGGGGTGTTGGAAGACTGTCACCACCGACACTGGGCCACGCTCGTCAGGATGCCAACGTCCTCGTGCGAGTCTCTCGGGAGACACGGGCGCCCACGCGCGCATGCACGCCCACGCCTCCATGCACGTCGTGATCCCTCGCGGCTCTCACGTTTCTGTTGTAACCAATCCATCGGATGTGTATAGCCTGTGTATTTAAATGTACTCTGTATCATGAAGCTGCTGCCTCCTCCGCCCGCTTCCTCCTGCTCCCCCTCAGATCCCTCCTCCCACCACCGTCTCCCTCCGCTGCCCTCCTTCCCTCCAGCCGCCTCACGCCCGTTCGCCGGACGCGGGAAGGTGCCGCCCGAGTGTGCTGCTCGTCGTCGCCATCCAACCAATCCGGCCGGAACGGCTCGTGTTCGCGTCTAACTTGTTTGCACTCTTGTTTCCGAGGCCTATAGGCGTCTTAGATTTGAGATTCCGGGGATGCGGTGTAGATCTAGGGCTGTTGATGAGTAGATTTAGTTGTTGTTGTTTTCAATCAGTTAGGCCTGTTGCGTGCTGTCGAGTGGATTTGAATCATTTGATCCATTGCCGTATGTTAGGCTTTGTTAGCATCAGTCAGGTCAGCAGATTCGAATGGGTTCAGTTAGTTCAGGCAGGTGACCTCGTGCTGCTGGAGTAGGGCGATTCTCTCCAGTGGAGAAGACGTACGTGCTGTATTACTGGGTATAGAAGTAGAACTATAGATTTGGGTACTTTGTTCAAGTGCTAAACTATTACTACTGGTTATCTGCCACCATTTTTCCCTGGAAGATATCTGCCAGAGCTAGCAGGGGCACTTGGGTTGCGTCTCTTCTGTTGAGTCTAATTCTTGCATCATC is drawn from Triticum dicoccoides isolate Atlit2015 ecotype Zavitan chromosome 6B, WEW_v2.0, whole genome shotgun sequence and contains these coding sequences:
- the LOC119326087 gene encoding uncharacterized protein LOC119326087 isoform X3 → MEATAAASLARTLASSLLPRCSRRSRVRVAVAPERRRRGRAVLSAAASTGNYMVPPSSKTSRLVLRLMAVAQRVSHLTTTAACRPSLLPSMATATSGVSRLSAAAGNNDGDVGLQDPIPASVGICRSPPTLGIWDGSATH
- the LOC119326087 gene encoding uncharacterized protein LOC119326087 isoform X5 codes for the protein MEATAAASLARTLASSLLPRCSRRSRVRVAVAPERRRRGRAVLSAAASTGNYMVPPSSKTSRLVLRLMAVAQRVSHLTTTAACRPSLLPSMATATSGVSRLSAAAGNNDGDVGLQDPIPASVGIWQWIKSTLDS
- the LOC119326087 gene encoding uncharacterized protein LOC119326087 isoform X1, with protein sequence MEATAAASLARTLASSLLPRCSRRSRVRVAVAPERRRRGRAVLSAAASTGNYMVPPSSKTSRLVLRLMAVAQRVSHLTTTAACRPSLLPSMATATSGVSRLSAAAGNNDGDVGLQDPIPASVGILHAGSVSLEPMEDNSKVSESKVQPLCQAGVRQHWDGRATH
- the LOC119326087 gene encoding uncharacterized protein LOC119326087 isoform X2, which gives rise to MEATAAASLARTLASSLLPRCSRRSRVRVAVAPERRRRGRAVLSAAASTGNYMVPPSSKTSRLVLRLMAVAQRVSHLTTTAACRPSLLPSMATATSGVSRLSAAAGNNDGDVGLQDPIPASVGICLRQHWEFGMAVPHIDGNG
- the LOC119326087 gene encoding uncharacterized protein LOC119326087 isoform X4, which gives rise to MEATAAASLARTLASSLLPRCSRRSRVRVAVAPERRRRGRAVLSAAASTGNYMVPPSSKTSRLVLRLMAVAQRVSHLTTTAACRPSLLPSMATATSGVSRLSAAAGNNDGDVGLQDPIPASVGICRAMDKIYSG